A genomic stretch from Sulfobacillus thermosulfidooxidans includes:
- a CDS encoding NAD(P)/FAD-dependent oxidoreductase codes for MAHIVIAGSGFGGLTAALKLKKHLDLSRHHITVIDQSSRFVYRPSLVNVAFGKATPESITFDLPAVYHRSGIQFIQASILSIDGDQKTVETSKGPVSYDKLIVALGEKLAYDDIPGLKDHGYNVCTLESALALKQALSAYQGGPVVVGWAQNVQTGGPAFEVALELSHYMTHHHLTGTIQFIDPLPKLWAPAGPKASAFLERVFAAHHIQRHGPVQVREVQKDRVILSNGEELPSVLTIVTPPFRGEEAQQALVSDNARGWLETGKDMQSIHYPDIYVAGSAVAFEGPKQGHTAMLQAEVAAYNLVQDLENATPKHREYDHEMSCVLDLGDGQGLFVRQSLWSKEHQVVRVGREWPLAKKALAFAFVRTPVFKKWALSIPQPK; via the coding sequence ATGGCGCACATTGTGATTGCAGGGAGTGGGTTTGGAGGTCTGACAGCCGCCTTAAAACTTAAAAAGCACCTCGATCTGTCGCGGCATCACATTACTGTTATTGATCAAAGCTCCCGGTTTGTGTACCGCCCCTCATTAGTCAACGTAGCTTTTGGAAAAGCCACGCCGGAATCGATTACATTTGACTTGCCAGCGGTTTATCACAGATCAGGTATTCAATTTATTCAGGCATCCATATTATCGATAGACGGCGACCAAAAAACCGTTGAAACCAGCAAAGGACCGGTGTCTTACGATAAACTGATTGTCGCTCTAGGCGAAAAATTGGCTTATGATGACATACCGGGTTTAAAGGACCATGGGTATAATGTGTGCACGTTGGAATCTGCCTTGGCCCTAAAACAAGCCTTATCAGCCTATCAGGGAGGGCCTGTGGTCGTAGGATGGGCTCAAAATGTCCAAACGGGCGGTCCAGCATTTGAGGTAGCCTTGGAGTTATCGCACTATATGACCCATCACCATCTAACCGGAACCATCCAATTTATCGATCCCCTGCCCAAACTGTGGGCACCCGCTGGACCTAAGGCTAGTGCATTCCTGGAAAGAGTCTTTGCCGCCCATCATATTCAGCGCCATGGGCCAGTTCAAGTGCGCGAAGTACAAAAAGACCGTGTTATTTTATCGAACGGAGAAGAATTGCCCTCTGTCCTCACCATTGTCACCCCACCATTCCGGGGCGAAGAGGCCCAACAAGCGTTAGTCTCGGACAACGCTCGGGGCTGGCTGGAAACGGGAAAAGACATGCAATCTATTCATTATCCCGATATCTACGTAGCCGGGAGTGCCGTTGCATTTGAAGGGCCGAAACAAGGGCATACTGCGATGTTGCAAGCAGAAGTGGCAGCATATAATCTCGTGCAGGATTTAGAAAATGCCACGCCAAAGCACCGGGAATATGATCACGAAATGAGCTGCGTCCTGGACCTCGGAGATGGGCAGGGATTATTCGTGCGCCAATCTCTATGGTCTAAAGAACACCAAGTTGTTCGCGTGGGCCGCGAATGGCCACTGGCTAAGAAAGCTCTCGCTTTTGCTTTTGTCCGTACCCCGGTATTCAAAAAATGGGCCCTATCCATTCCTCAACCTAAATGA
- a CDS encoding NAD(P)/FAD-dependent oxidoreductase, protein MAKPHVLVLGSNFAGLGAAQKVREMAGDAVNITVIDRKTYLLFVPNIPMEVFENRNPLYSMHMPLIPAMKEDHMDFIQGDVQGIDVETQTVEFLPVERLGAAVDRIHYDYLVIAVGARLAYDKIEGFREYGHTVSDTYYGNRLRHYLYHEYKGGPVAIGSARFHQGTKTRDLVPTAEAACEGPPVEVMLTMGNWLQSRNLGGPDKVTVFTPAEWIAEDAGQGIVHALLAKAGTMGFHYRNNTHDITRITKDGIEFANGPSLDAELKIIFPDWVPHAFMKNLPISDDVGFVITDMTMRNPKYPNVFACGDAAAVTVPKLGILAHMGAEVAARQIAKDVGLMNKELADQPMKPIVDCIGDMGNNQAFYISSNTWYGGNREVFRMGHVPYLLKV, encoded by the coding sequence ATGGCAAAACCACACGTTTTGGTACTAGGTTCAAATTTCGCAGGTCTCGGTGCTGCTCAAAAAGTCCGGGAAATGGCGGGTGATGCCGTAAACATCACCGTTATTGATCGCAAAACGTACCTGTTGTTTGTCCCCAATATTCCTATGGAAGTATTTGAAAATCGTAATCCTCTTTATTCCATGCATATGCCTCTGATACCTGCCATGAAAGAAGATCATATGGATTTCATTCAGGGAGATGTACAAGGCATCGATGTGGAAACGCAAACCGTGGAATTTCTACCCGTCGAAAGGCTCGGAGCGGCTGTCGATCGCATTCACTATGATTACCTGGTTATCGCGGTCGGTGCCCGCTTAGCCTATGACAAAATTGAAGGATTTCGGGAATATGGCCACACCGTCAGCGATACCTATTACGGCAATCGATTGCGGCATTACCTTTATCATGAATATAAAGGAGGACCCGTCGCCATCGGTTCCGCTCGCTTTCACCAGGGAACGAAGACCCGCGATTTAGTTCCCACTGCTGAAGCAGCCTGTGAAGGTCCTCCAGTAGAAGTCATGTTAACCATGGGAAACTGGCTGCAGTCCCGTAACTTAGGGGGACCAGACAAAGTTACGGTATTTACCCCGGCCGAGTGGATCGCCGAGGACGCGGGGCAAGGGATTGTCCATGCTCTCTTGGCCAAAGCAGGCACAATGGGTTTTCATTACCGGAACAATACCCACGATATTACCCGGATTACCAAAGACGGGATTGAATTCGCCAATGGCCCCAGTTTAGATGCGGAATTGAAAATTATCTTCCCTGACTGGGTCCCCCATGCTTTCATGAAGAATTTGCCCATTTCCGACGACGTTGGATTTGTTATTACCGATATGACCATGCGCAATCCCAAATATCCTAATGTGTTTGCGTGTGGGGATGCGGCTGCAGTAACAGTACCCAAATTGGGGATTTTGGCCCACATGGGAGCAGAAGTTGCAGCCCGCCAAATTGCCAAAGATGTGGGTCTGATGAATAAAGAATTGGCCGATCAACCAATGAAGCCTATTGTTGACTGTATTGGGGACATGGGCAATAACCAAGCTTTCTATATTAGTTCCAATACATGGTATGGCGGCAACCGCGAAGTCTTTCGGATGGGGCATGTGCCCTATTTGCTCAAAGTGTAG
- a CDS encoding DUF1641 domain-containing protein yields the protein MPQTELQRPQSVLTEAQWQGLAQLGDLVTVLTKLLEGPMGSVITGYAAEASSFFPAEALPTLKELLELLAEMRAQGVFTQLATVVGLASETLTRENLNAFFQTILDMAGEASFAEVLRNTFQEAVKESAQDMQHLGGLAGLMRVMKDKDVQAGLRVMGIMAGKMVPLLRSRAST from the coding sequence ATGCCACAGACAGAATTACAGCGTCCACAGTCCGTGTTAACGGAAGCCCAATGGCAAGGCCTAGCACAGTTAGGCGATTTGGTAACGGTCCTGACCAAATTATTGGAAGGACCCATGGGGAGTGTCATCACGGGCTACGCAGCTGAAGCCTCGAGTTTTTTCCCCGCTGAGGCTCTTCCCACTCTTAAGGAGTTATTAGAATTATTGGCCGAAATGCGTGCACAAGGCGTCTTTACCCAATTAGCCACGGTCGTCGGTCTCGCTTCCGAAACCCTAACCCGGGAAAATTTGAACGCCTTTTTTCAAACCATCTTGGATATGGCGGGGGAAGCTTCCTTCGCGGAAGTTCTCCGCAATACTTTTCAAGAGGCGGTCAAAGAATCGGCACAAGACATGCAACATTTAGGCGGGTTAGCAGGCCTTATGCGCGTTATGAAGGACAAAGATGTCCAGGCTGGATTACGCGTGATGGGAATTATGGCAGGAAAAATGGTCCCCCTACTCCGGTCCCGGGCATCAACTTAG
- a CDS encoding aspartate kinase — protein sequence MLIVQKYGGSSLQSAEHIKNVAKKVQHTVEQGHQVVVVVSAMGDSTDILLELAEQLATMPSARELDQLLSTGETQSSALMAMTLEHLGIPAKSFSGRQAGIITSYDYGKARIEQVDPKELRNALAVGITPVVAGFQGVTRSGDVATLGRGGSDLTAIAIANALGADRCEIYSDVAGVYTADPRIIPSASPLGMLSYDEMLELASQGAQVLQTQAVEFAKGQQVPIYARSTFSDEPGTIISEGESIEKPPVTAVALNRHIAKLGLLGVPDAPGVAALIFGELAKHGINVELIIQAVSHNQLNDIAFTIEEQDVKRAEPIVKSCLQQLGGHSLVIDTHVAKVSAIGSGMLGRPGVAARVFKALANGNINIQMIGTSEIKISCIIDRSDAERALALIHEEFNLGKSAEMIED from the coding sequence ATGCTAATTGTGCAAAAATATGGCGGCAGCTCGCTGCAATCGGCTGAGCATATCAAAAATGTTGCAAAAAAAGTGCAGCACACCGTAGAACAAGGGCATCAAGTCGTTGTCGTGGTATCGGCCATGGGAGATAGCACGGATATTCTGTTGGAACTGGCTGAGCAATTGGCTACCATGCCCTCCGCCAGGGAACTGGATCAATTATTGTCGACAGGGGAAACTCAATCGAGTGCGTTGATGGCGATGACGCTCGAACACTTAGGTATTCCGGCCAAATCATTTTCAGGACGCCAAGCCGGAATTATTACCAGTTACGATTATGGAAAGGCACGCATCGAACAAGTTGACCCCAAAGAACTCCGCAACGCTTTGGCGGTAGGCATTACGCCGGTAGTGGCCGGTTTTCAAGGAGTCACTCGTTCGGGCGACGTGGCTACATTAGGACGAGGAGGATCAGATCTCACCGCTATTGCCATCGCTAATGCTTTAGGAGCCGACCGCTGTGAGATTTATTCGGATGTGGCAGGCGTCTACACGGCCGACCCGCGCATCATTCCTTCCGCTTCCCCGTTGGGCATGTTGAGCTACGATGAAATGCTCGAATTGGCCAGTCAAGGGGCTCAAGTATTACAGACTCAAGCGGTGGAATTTGCCAAAGGACAACAAGTGCCAATTTACGCTCGCTCTACCTTTAGTGATGAACCGGGAACCATAATCAGCGAAGGAGAAAGTATTGAAAAACCTCCCGTGACGGCAGTGGCTTTAAACCGTCATATTGCGAAATTAGGCCTATTAGGTGTTCCGGATGCCCCAGGGGTGGCCGCATTGATTTTTGGCGAATTAGCCAAACACGGCATTAACGTGGAACTCATTATCCAAGCGGTTTCCCATAATCAATTAAATGACATTGCTTTTACCATCGAAGAACAGGACGTAAAAAGAGCCGAACCCATTGTGAAGAGTTGTTTACAGCAACTAGGGGGACACTCACTAGTCATTGATACGCATGTGGCTAAAGTCTCCGCGATTGGATCGGGGATGCTGGGACGTCCTGGTGTGGCGGCGCGGGTGTTTAAGGCATTGGCCAACGGGAACATTAACATTCAAATGATTGGTACCTCAGAAATTAAGATTTCGTGCATTATTGATCGTAGTGATGCGGAACGTGCTCTCGCCCTTATCCATGAAGAATTCAATTTGGGAAAATCAGCCGAAATGATTGAGGACTAA
- a CDS encoding HAD family hydrolase: MLTRPLNISCDFDGTLMQNPYWRLHLKPWLISFGQSRRQSWPELWQLMLQESLLRLQKGQSAGAYDWKDIVHTLFQAYLPDPAVPPRSQVLPLVYPDVWDFLHWSFNYPVRLHLVTNGFMTNQLPYLKALGWDKILASWTGSERGFTKPDPRIFDGIPDLDIHIGDRLAHDVLGAKRASVFAVHLKRHDVGEEQDGWDPLSPAHCQADLTIKTLEEMPKAIQLLLPTIVIRKAGWL; this comes from the coding sequence GTGCTCACAAGGCCCCTGAATATCAGTTGCGATTTTGACGGTACGCTTATGCAAAACCCATATTGGCGACTTCACCTCAAACCGTGGCTGATATCCTTTGGCCAATCCCGTCGCCAGTCATGGCCTGAACTGTGGCAACTTATGCTGCAAGAAAGCCTGCTGCGGCTCCAAAAGGGTCAATCTGCCGGGGCCTATGACTGGAAAGACATTGTCCACACTCTGTTTCAGGCCTATTTGCCCGATCCCGCCGTGCCTCCTCGCTCCCAGGTCCTTCCCTTGGTTTATCCCGATGTGTGGGATTTCTTGCACTGGTCTTTTAATTATCCCGTGCGCCTGCATTTGGTCACCAACGGCTTTATGACGAATCAACTCCCCTATCTCAAGGCGCTCGGATGGGATAAGATATTGGCATCATGGACCGGATCCGAAAGGGGATTTACTAAACCCGATCCCCGGATTTTTGATGGCATCCCGGATCTAGATATACATATTGGGGATCGTCTGGCCCATGACGTTTTGGGAGCTAAACGGGCATCGGTTTTTGCCGTTCATCTGAAGCGCCATGACGTAGGGGAAGAGCAAGACGGTTGGGACCCCTTGTCGCCTGCTCATTGTCAGGCCGATCTAACCATTAAGACGCTCGAGGAGATGCCCAAAGCCATACAATTACTTCTCCCAACCATCGTGATACGAAAGGCAGGCTGGTTATGA
- a CDS encoding acyl-CoA thioesterase gives MNGILIGGKRFVHETEIRVRFCETDANKHVSQVSYVIYFEQARTEFIDSLIGEDFDWWSERYSLVLARQSISYLAPAYFRQVLKVYTGIASIGRSSLNLYHLVIEKEHGTLIANQDSTVVLIDQETQRSHAWPDSFRERINALLNDDAS, from the coding sequence ATGAACGGAATTCTGATAGGCGGCAAACGCTTTGTCCATGAAACGGAAATACGCGTGCGTTTTTGTGAAACCGATGCGAATAAGCATGTCAGCCAGGTGTCTTATGTTATTTATTTTGAACAGGCCCGCACCGAGTTTATCGATAGTTTAATCGGGGAAGATTTCGACTGGTGGTCTGAACGTTATTCTTTGGTGTTAGCCAGGCAATCCATTAGTTATCTCGCACCGGCCTATTTTCGCCAAGTGCTGAAAGTCTATACGGGGATTGCATCGATAGGCCGATCCTCCTTAAATCTCTATCATTTGGTTATAGAAAAAGAACATGGCACCTTAATTGCCAATCAAGACAGTACGGTCGTATTGATTGACCAGGAAACTCAGCGAAGTCATGCTTGGCCCGATAGTTTTCGGGAACGGATCAACGCCTTGTTGAATGATGATGCCTCATGA
- the mrdA gene encoding penicillin-binding protein 2 — protein sequence MINRQSRNRSIVFMAVITASFAVVGTRFWYLQVKEGSHYEALAQADTLRKLPIPAPRGNIVTADGKVVATSKPSWTLYYLANGQNMPSSELTLLGKELGESPAYLSQLISKQIAQLPPYDPVVITSGLTASEMTNIEENINELPNLRIQPIAVRYYPYGNLMGNIIGYTQRINAQEYQQLKNKGFSMTSIVGAAGLEYEYNQYLHGHAGGEYAEVNRQGQLVKLLSRSGPTPGDTLHLTINWRLEETAQNSLAYVMKAMRHSTVGFSHSAGAVQGAVIAMNPNNGDILAMASLPTYNPNKLLPTNPKEYSSYYNKLATSPLAKMGISPFIDEAISGWFAPGSVFKPIMAVAALASGVITPTTEIYDPGYFPKDRAFGNWYAPGFGWLNVEQALGLSDDVFFYTLGYDMGINTMDKWMRKFLLNKPTHIDLPGEITSQIPTPARLAASGQGPWTWGWNLNTVIGQGIARYTLIALARADAAIANGGTLYWPHLVSEITTPSGKVVKKFNPVVQGKINLPYSIWHAVHQGMDMSAQDPDIAKGVSGTGYGALAGLPVPVASKTGTAQVVGQSNNYNAFFLTYGPMPHPQILILVYIREGNWGADSGFVARAIYDQYFKIQDPKAQPLFDSVFGLNWKWPYSYQKPAAPKY from the coding sequence ATGATCAATCGTCAAAGCCGTAATCGCAGCATTGTGTTTATGGCCGTAATCACCGCATCCTTTGCCGTGGTGGGGACCCGATTTTGGTATTTGCAAGTCAAAGAAGGCAGTCATTACGAAGCCTTAGCGCAAGCTGACACCTTGCGTAAGCTACCGATTCCAGCACCCCGAGGTAACATTGTGACTGCGGACGGAAAGGTTGTGGCGACATCAAAACCGTCCTGGACACTATATTACCTCGCCAATGGGCAAAATATGCCCTCGTCCGAATTGACCTTGTTGGGCAAGGAATTAGGCGAGTCGCCTGCGTACTTGAGTCAGTTGATCAGTAAGCAAATTGCGCAGCTACCACCTTACGATCCGGTCGTGATTACCTCAGGACTTACGGCCAGTGAAATGACCAACATTGAAGAAAATATTAATGAACTGCCCAATTTGCGCATTCAACCCATTGCGGTCCGTTATTATCCCTACGGCAATTTGATGGGGAATATCATTGGTTATACGCAGCGTATCAATGCCCAGGAATATCAACAGCTGAAAAATAAAGGGTTTTCTATGACCTCGATTGTTGGTGCGGCGGGTTTGGAATATGAATACAATCAATATCTTCATGGCCATGCTGGTGGGGAATATGCAGAAGTGAACCGGCAAGGGCAACTTGTGAAGCTGCTCAGCCGTTCTGGTCCGACTCCAGGAGATACGCTGCATTTAACGATTAATTGGCGCCTGGAAGAAACGGCACAAAACTCCTTAGCGTATGTGATGAAAGCCATGCGACATTCTACCGTAGGCTTTTCACACAGTGCGGGCGCAGTGCAAGGGGCTGTGATTGCCATGAATCCCAATAATGGCGATATCTTGGCAATGGCGAGTTTACCGACTTATAATCCCAATAAGTTATTGCCGACAAATCCCAAAGAATATAGTAGCTATTACAATAAGTTAGCCACCAGCCCCTTAGCCAAAATGGGCATTAGCCCTTTCATTGATGAAGCCATTTCGGGGTGGTTTGCACCGGGATCGGTATTTAAACCGATTATGGCTGTAGCCGCCTTGGCTTCGGGAGTCATAACTCCCACCACCGAAATCTACGATCCCGGCTACTTTCCTAAAGATCGCGCTTTTGGCAACTGGTATGCTCCTGGTTTTGGCTGGTTGAATGTTGAGCAGGCTTTAGGACTGTCTGATGACGTGTTTTTCTACACCTTGGGTTATGACATGGGCATCAATACGATGGACAAATGGATGCGGAAGTTCTTGTTGAATAAACCCACGCACATTGATTTACCAGGAGAGATCACGAGTCAAATTCCCACACCCGCTCGTTTAGCCGCATCAGGACAAGGCCCTTGGACCTGGGGATGGAATTTGAATACTGTGATTGGCCAAGGTATTGCCCGCTATACCCTGATTGCATTGGCTCGTGCTGACGCGGCCATTGCCAATGGCGGGACCTTGTATTGGCCACATTTGGTGAGCGAAATTACCACGCCTTCGGGCAAAGTCGTGAAAAAGTTTAACCCAGTAGTCCAAGGAAAAATTAATTTACCCTATTCTATCTGGCATGCTGTGCACCAGGGCATGGATATGTCTGCACAAGATCCCGATATTGCTAAAGGCGTCTCGGGAACCGGTTATGGCGCGTTAGCGGGGCTTCCGGTACCCGTCGCATCGAAAACGGGGACGGCTCAGGTCGTGGGGCAGTCAAATAATTACAACGCCTTCTTCTTGACTTATGGTCCCATGCCGCATCCTCAAATTTTGATTCTGGTATATATCCGCGAAGGAAATTGGGGAGCAGACTCCGGATTTGTGGCGCGAGCTATTTACGATCAGTATTTCAAAATTCAAGATCCCAAGGCGCAGCCTTTATTTGACAGTGTTTTTGGTCTGAATTGGAAGTGGCCTTATAGTTATCAAAAACCGGCGGCGCCGAAATATTAA
- a CDS encoding S1 RNA-binding domain-containing protein, with product MPSELEVGQIVEGTVSGIAPFGAFVVLPTGKTGLVHISEVADAYVKDIKDYLKESDKVTVKVLSMDPSGKIALSIRQAQPKAQRETPSPRDAGHRERRASSQTSFEDKMQRFMKDSEDRLQDLRRNTESKRGGRGASR from the coding sequence ATGCCGTCTGAACTTGAAGTAGGGCAGATCGTAGAAGGAACTGTGAGCGGTATTGCACCGTTTGGAGCTTTTGTTGTATTGCCCACCGGAAAGACTGGGCTGGTTCACATTTCGGAAGTGGCAGATGCATACGTTAAGGACATCAAAGATTATTTGAAAGAAAGTGACAAAGTTACGGTAAAGGTTCTCTCAATGGATCCTTCCGGGAAAATTGCACTTTCAATTCGTCAAGCTCAACCCAAGGCTCAACGAGAAACACCGTCACCACGTGATGCGGGACATCGTGAGCGCCGTGCTTCATCGCAAACATCTTTTGAAGATAAAATGCAACGGTTTATGAAAGATAGTGAGGACCGGTTGCAGGATTTACGAAGGAATACAGAATCTAAACGGGGCGGTCGTGGAGCGAGCCGCTAA
- a CDS encoding sigma factor-like helix-turn-helix DNA-binding protein, which produces MQIEIRGLEKLSFRERQVVALKETGVSSETIAKRLGLSPATVATLYNRAKTKGYQVVLVISGDPLGVMAAEDEDEEEI; this is translated from the coding sequence ATGCAAATTGAAATTCGCGGACTCGAAAAATTATCATTTCGTGAACGGCAAGTGGTGGCTTTAAAGGAAACAGGAGTCTCCAGTGAAACCATCGCGAAACGGTTGGGCTTGTCGCCGGCGACAGTGGCAACGCTTTACAACCGGGCGAAAACCAAAGGGTATCAAGTCGTTCTGGTCATTAGTGGGGATCCGTTGGGCGTTATGGCCGCGGAGGATGAGGACGAGGAGGAGATTTAG
- the yabQ gene encoding spore cortex biosynthesis protein YabQ, which yields MSPEFTIAAWLLAGISLGLLSTIYGAMRTQWHIWNLIGHFLDWLWFVIAALLILVVYLWTDWGVFHAWSLLIIALGYGLWVWLAAPTTFIWVSRILFVQARMVFYVTFPFRWFLSTLIAPFPHVLFSFRQKILASKKKPPSPPPNSPEM from the coding sequence ATGTCACCGGAATTCACCATTGCGGCATGGCTGTTAGCCGGGATTAGTTTAGGGCTATTATCGACAATTTATGGAGCCATGCGCACGCAATGGCACATCTGGAATCTCATTGGTCATTTTTTGGACTGGCTATGGTTTGTTATCGCGGCTCTTTTGATTTTAGTCGTCTATTTGTGGACGGATTGGGGCGTGTTTCATGCGTGGAGCTTGTTGATTATCGCGCTAGGTTACGGGTTATGGGTCTGGTTGGCTGCCCCAACAACCTTTATTTGGGTATCACGGATTTTGTTTGTTCAGGCGCGTATGGTCTTTTATGTGACATTTCCCTTCCGTTGGTTTCTCTCCACACTGATCGCACCGTTTCCCCATGTGCTGTTCTCGTTCCGTCAAAAAATCCTGGCCAGCAAAAAAAAGCCTCCTTCGCCTCCGCCTAATTCCCCCGAAATGTAG
- the yabP gene encoding sporulation protein YabP has protein sequence MDEKRDKTRTHLLTLTNRTQLAIEGVQHVENFDDDVIMLSTDMGILTIKGHNLRIHQLDLDSGSFVAEGDIDSLVYSRKKPGKSDGTWARLWR, from the coding sequence ATGGACGAAAAACGCGACAAGACTCGCACCCATCTCTTGACCTTGACTAACCGCACTCAATTAGCCATTGAAGGGGTTCAGCATGTAGAAAATTTTGATGATGACGTCATTATGTTATCCACGGATATGGGCATTTTAACCATCAAGGGACATAATTTGCGCATCCACCAGCTGGATCTCGATTCCGGCAGTTTTGTAGCCGAAGGGGATATTGATTCTCTCGTATATTCCCGCAAAAAGCCTGGCAAAAGTGACGGAACATGGGCGAGATTATGGCGCTAG
- a CDS encoding RNA-binding S4 domain-containing protein: MRIDKFLKVSRIIKRRTLAKEVCDSGRVSVNGKVVKAGYEVHVGDQLEIQLPSGTRRVVIEKIVENVPANRASELFHEV, from the coding sequence ATGCGTATTGACAAGTTTCTAAAAGTTAGCCGGATTATAAAACGACGGACCTTAGCCAAAGAGGTGTGTGATAGTGGGCGGGTGTCGGTCAATGGCAAGGTCGTCAAGGCAGGATACGAAGTTCATGTGGGCGACCAATTGGAAATCCAATTGCCGTCTGGAACAAGGCGCGTCGTCATTGAAAAGATCGTGGAAAATGTTCCGGCCAACCGCGCATCAGAACTTTTTCACGAGGTCTAG
- a CDS encoding HU family DNA-binding protein, whose product MNKADLVSSVAERAGMSKKDAERAVNAMVESIEEALTKGDKVSLVGFGTFEVRERAARIGRNPRTGDTLEIAGGKVPAFKAGKALKESVAK is encoded by the coding sequence GTGAACAAAGCGGATTTAGTATCAAGCGTAGCGGAACGGGCCGGTATGAGTAAGAAGGATGCTGAGCGTGCCGTCAACGCCATGGTGGAGTCCATCGAAGAAGCCTTAACCAAGGGTGATAAGGTTTCATTGGTAGGTTTCGGAACATTTGAAGTGCGCGAACGCGCAGCTCGAATTGGACGGAATCCGAGGACGGGCGACACCTTGGAAATTGCGGGAGGCAAAGTGCCGGCATTTAAAGCTGGAAAAGCTCTTAAAGAGTCCGTGGCTAAATAA
- a CDS encoding MazG nucleotide pyrophosphohydrolase domain-containing protein — protein sequence MSEWTFRPSGDAEDRFIIEGPFDGEDLYARIGAYFPGNSRALLLPQGETPREIEWQDLKTIQLQAGDRLQLPGNPTSVGPLEHVMTRLLAEDGCPWDREQTPLSLLRYLLDESYEASEAIVAGDEAGLADELGDVLLQVVFHSAIAKTFSLADVVHGQVAKLIRRHPHVFSDEHWTTASAVASQWDQLKTLDPPRTHVAEWVYPSLVWARRLGKRGILPTSNVFNAVSELLKVYIGNGEGKLEETLADAAWAVADVSRQYHQDAEWSLWTRLAFFSNGMNFS from the coding sequence TTGTCCGAATGGACATTTCGCCCTTCAGGTGACGCAGAAGATCGTTTTATTATTGAAGGCCCATTTGACGGGGAAGATCTCTATGCGCGCATTGGCGCCTATTTTCCCGGCAATTCGCGGGCGCTTCTTCTGCCCCAGGGTGAAACGCCCAGGGAAATCGAGTGGCAAGATCTCAAGACGATTCAATTACAAGCGGGAGACCGCTTGCAACTTCCGGGTAATCCGACCTCCGTCGGTCCTTTAGAGCATGTCATGACGCGGTTATTAGCGGAAGATGGCTGCCCATGGGACCGGGAACAAACTCCTTTGTCCCTCCTCCGCTACTTACTGGATGAAAGCTATGAAGCCAGTGAAGCGATTGTTGCCGGGGATGAAGCGGGATTGGCAGACGAATTGGGCGATGTCCTGCTGCAAGTCGTGTTTCACAGCGCCATAGCGAAGACGTTTTCTTTAGCCGATGTGGTTCACGGACAAGTGGCGAAGCTGATTCGGCGGCATCCTCATGTCTTTTCTGATGAACACTGGACAACCGCCTCAGCAGTCGCTAGCCAGTGGGATCAACTCAAAACGCTGGATCCCCCGAGAACTCATGTGGCCGAGTGGGTATACCCGAGTTTAGTCTGGGCAAGGCGTCTTGGTAAACGCGGAATTTTGCCAACGAGTAACGTTTTCAATGCCGTATCCGAACTCCTTAAGGTATATATTGGAAATGGTGAGGGAAAACTGGAAGAAACGTTGGCAGATGCGGCCTGGGCCGTTGCCGACGTGAGCCGTCAGTATCATCAGGATGCGGAATGGTCCTTATGGACACGATTGGCGTTTTTCAGTAATGGCATGAATTTCTCCTAA